A window of Pedobacter lusitanus contains these coding sequences:
- the rplB gene encoding 50S ribosomal protein L2 yields the protein MGLRKFKPVTPGTRFRVGASFSEITATKPEKSLVVSSKKSGGRNNTGKMTMRYMGGGHKKSYRLIDFKRDKFDIPATVATVEYDPNRTARIALLHYADGEKRYIISPEGLQVGQKVLSGDTATPEIGNALKLSNIPLGSIVHNVEIHPGRGAQLARSAGAYAQLAARDGKYATLKMPSGETRLILTTCLATIGSVSNSDHANEVLGKAGRKRWLGRRPRTRPVAMNPVDHPMGGGEGRSSGGQPRSRNGMYAKGFKTRQLKKYSNRFIIEKRKK from the coding sequence ATGGGCTTAAGAAAATTTAAACCAGTCACTCCGGGTACCCGCTTTAGAGTTGGGGCCAGTTTTTCGGAGATTACAGCAACCAAGCCCGAAAAATCATTGGTTGTTTCTTCTAAGAAATCGGGAGGACGTAACAATACAGGAAAGATGACTATGCGCTACATGGGTGGTGGTCACAAAAAATCTTACCGTTTAATTGATTTTAAACGTGATAAGTTTGATATTCCTGCAACAGTTGCTACTGTTGAATACGATCCGAACCGTACTGCGCGTATCGCATTATTACATTATGCTGATGGTGAGAAACGTTACATTATTTCACCAGAAGGCTTACAAGTTGGGCAAAAAGTATTATCAGGTGATACTGCAACTCCGGAAATCGGAAATGCTTTAAAATTATCAAATATCCCGTTGGGATCAATTGTACACAACGTGGAGATTCATCCAGGTCGTGGAGCTCAATTGGCTCGTAGCGCTGGTGCTTATGCACAATTAGCTGCTCGTGATGGTAAATATGCGACATTGAAAATGCCATCAGGTGAGACAAGATTAATCTTGACTACTTGTTTAGCAACAATCGGATCTGTTTCAAACTCAGATCACGCAAATGAAGTATTAGGTAAAGCAGGTCGTAAACGTTGGTTAGGACGTCGTCCTAGAACACGTCCGGTTGCGATGAACCCTGTCGATCACCCAATGGGTGGTGGTGAAGGTCGTTCATCAGGTGGTCAGCCTAGATCAAGAAATGGCATGTATGCTAAAGGCTTCAAGACCCGTCAACTTAAAAAATACTCAAATCGTTTCATCATAGAGAAAAGGAAGAAATAA
- the rplW gene encoding 50S ribosomal protein L23, which translates to MEFLKKPILTEKASALTEKSSRFTFQVEHKANKLQIKQAIEKMYGVNILAINTMVVNGKLKSRNTKGGLVTGRSPKYKKAIVTLAAGETIDYYANI; encoded by the coding sequence ATGGAATTTTTAAAGAAACCAATACTAACCGAAAAAGCATCTGCACTTACAGAAAAGTCTAGTCGCTTTACTTTCCAGGTTGAACACAAAGCAAACAAATTGCAGATTAAACAGGCTATCGAAAAAATGTATGGTGTTAACATCCTTGCAATCAATACTATGGTTGTAAACGGAAAGTTAAAATCAAGAAATACAAAAGGTGGTTTAGTTACGGGTCGTAGCCCTAAATACAAAAAAGCGATTGTTACTCTGGCAGCAGGTGAAACAATTGATTATTACGCGAACATTTAA
- the rplD gene encoding 50S ribosomal protein L4, protein MELNVVNISGKETGAKVQLPESVFGVTPSDHAIYLDVKQYLANQRQGTHKSKQRNEIAGSTRKLYKQKGTGGARAGSIKSPLFNGGGRVFGPQPRDYSFKLNKKLKSLARKSALSYKAQDNNILVLEDFTFDSIKTKNYVSLVNALSLTGEKTLLVLPVQDNNIYLSSRNIQKVKVITVDQINTYDVLNCGKLLLTANTVKTLGEAFAK, encoded by the coding sequence ATGGAATTAAATGTAGTAAACATTTCAGGAAAAGAGACAGGTGCCAAGGTGCAACTTCCTGAGTCGGTATTTGGTGTAACACCTAGCGATCATGCAATTTATTTAGATGTTAAACAGTATTTGGCTAATCAACGTCAGGGTACTCACAAGTCTAAACAACGTAATGAAATCGCTGGTTCAACACGTAAATTGTACAAACAAAAAGGAACTGGTGGTGCTCGTGCGGGTAGTATCAAATCTCCATTGTTCAATGGTGGTGGTCGTGTATTCGGTCCTCAACCACGTGATTACAGTTTTAAACTGAACAAAAAATTAAAATCTCTGGCACGTAAATCTGCGTTGTCATACAAAGCTCAGGATAACAATATCCTTGTTTTAGAAGATTTTACTTTTGATTCAATCAAAACTAAAAATTACGTATCGTTAGTTAATGCTTTAAGCTTAACTGGTGAAAAAACTTTGTTGGTTTTACCAGTACAGGATAACAATATTTATTTATCAAGCAGAAACATTCAGAAAGTAAAAGTAATTACTGTAGATCAGATCAATACATATGATGTATTAAACTGTGGTAAACTTTTGTTAACTGCAAACACTGTTAAAACATTGGGGGAGGCATTTGCCAAGTAA
- the rplC gene encoding 50S ribosomal protein L3 produces the protein MSGIIGKKVGMTSIFDADGKNIPCTVIEAGPCVVTQVKTAEKDGYVSVQLGFDEAKEKNTTKPLKGHFAKASTTPKRKLVEFEPFEESLNLGDTVTVNIFAEGDYVDVVGTSKGKGFQGVVKRHGFAGVGGQTHGQHNRMRAPGSLGAASYPARVFKGMRMAGRMGGDRVKVQNLQVLKVYADQNLVVVSGSIPGAKGSYVILDK, from the coding sequence ATGTCAGGTATTATTGGAAAAAAAGTAGGAATGACCAGCATTTTCGACGCCGATGGAAAAAACATTCCATGTACGGTGATCGAAGCTGGGCCTTGTGTAGTTACACAGGTTAAGACCGCAGAAAAAGACGGTTACGTTTCAGTTCAGTTAGGCTTCGATGAAGCTAAAGAAAAGAACACCACCAAGCCTTTGAAAGGCCATTTTGCGAAAGCAAGCACAACTCCAAAACGCAAGTTGGTAGAATTTGAACCGTTTGAGGAATCGTTGAATTTAGGCGATACTGTAACGGTTAACATTTTTGCTGAAGGCGATTATGTTGATGTAGTTGGTACTTCAAAAGGTAAAGGTTTTCAGGGTGTTGTGAAACGCCATGGATTTGCGGGTGTGGGTGGACAAACTCACGGTCAGCATAACAGAATGCGTGCGCCAGGTTCATTGGGTGCGGCTTCGTATCCAGCACGTGTATTTAAAGGTATGCGTATGGCAGGTAGAATGGGTGGAGATAGAGTGAAGGTTCAAAACTTACAGGTTTTGAAAGTTTATGCAGATCAAAATCTTGTTGTAGTTAGTGGTTCCATTCCAGGAGCTAAAGGTTCTTACGTAATCTTAGACAAGTAA
- a CDS encoding DUF1634 domain-containing protein → MKQTGKHYFADKDIQVILGTLLRVGVIASMLIVFIGGLIYLSGYSREIIDYSVFNPSKTKYSSILAIFQGLSALDGKAIIQFGTLLLIFTPVTRVVFSIFGFLIERDYLYVLIGLFVLCVILISLSNKLVG, encoded by the coding sequence ATGAAACAGACAGGTAAACATTATTTCGCAGATAAAGACATACAGGTAATCCTGGGGACTTTGCTTCGTGTAGGAGTGATCGCTTCGATGCTGATTGTTTTTATCGGAGGGCTGATTTATCTGAGTGGATACAGTCGTGAAATTATCGATTACAGCGTTTTTAATCCTTCAAAAACAAAATATTCTTCGATTCTGGCTATCTTTCAGGGACTGAGTGCATTAGACGGAAAGGCAATTATACAGTTCGGTACATTACTGCTGATTTTTACGCCTGTGACCAGGGTTGTGTTTTCAATTTTCGGCTTCCTGATTGAGCGGGATTATTTATATGTGCTGATCGGACTGTTTGTCCTGTGTGTAATTCTGATCAGTTTGAGTAACAAGCTGGTAGGATAA
- a CDS encoding sulfite exporter TauE/SafE family protein, whose product MSVLLFTIIVLAGAFLAGLVGSLTGLGGGVIIIPLLTLVLGVDIHYAIGASIVSVIATSSGSAAAYVKEGITNIRIGMFLEIATTISAVIGAVITVYINPGYIAVIFGCILLFSAAMMVRKKVDHSDDRATGVLANFFKLNGSYPTADGTVKYGVHNVIGGFIMMFIAGIISGLLGIGSGALKVVAMDNIMRLPFKVSTTTSNFMMGVTAAASAIVYLHRGQIDPGIAMPVTLGVLTGATVGSKLLVKTNTDKLKIIFAVVVTFLALQMIYNGLSGKL is encoded by the coding sequence ATGTCGGTATTACTATTTACAATTATTGTCTTAGCGGGTGCTTTTTTAGCAGGACTTGTCGGTTCTTTAACTGGTCTGGGTGGCGGAGTGATCATAATTCCCTTATTAACACTGGTTTTGGGTGTTGATATTCATTATGCTATCGGCGCCTCAATTGTTTCTGTTATTGCAACTTCCTCGGGGTCGGCAGCGGCTTATGTTAAAGAAGGGATAACCAATATCCGTATCGGAATGTTTCTGGAAATTGCAACCACGATAAGTGCGGTCATAGGGGCGGTGATTACTGTTTATATCAATCCCGGCTATATAGCTGTTATTTTTGGCTGTATCCTGCTTTTCTCTGCGGCGATGATGGTCAGGAAAAAAGTAGATCACTCTGATGACAGAGCGACAGGCGTGCTGGCTAATTTCTTTAAATTAAACGGCAGTTATCCGACTGCTGACGGAACAGTTAAGTACGGTGTACATAATGTAATAGGCGGCTTTATAATGATGTTTATTGCCGGTATTATCTCTGGTTTACTTGGGATAGGGTCCGGGGCTTTAAAAGTAGTCGCGATGGATAATATCATGCGTCTGCCTTTTAAGGTATCTACAACCACCAGTAATTTTATGATGGGCGTGACCGCTGCAGCGAGTGCAATTGTCTATCTGCATCGTGGTCAGATTGATCCTGGAATAGCTATGCCGGTTACGCTGGGTGTACTGACAGGCGCAACAGTCGGCTCAAAATTGCTGGTGAAAACAAATACAGACAAACTAAAGATTATATTTGCCGTGGTGGTAACTTTCCTGGCACTGCAAATGATTTATAACGGATTATCGGGAAAATTGTAA
- the rpsJ gene encoding 30S ribosomal protein S10, whose protein sequence is MSQRIRIKLKSYDYNLVDKSAEKIVKTVKPTGAVVSGPIPLPTEKKIFTVLRSPHVNKKAREQFQLCAYKRLLDIYSSNSKTVDALMKLELPSGVEVEIKV, encoded by the coding sequence ATGAGCCAAAGAATCAGAATTAAATTAAAATCTTACGATTACAACTTAGTAGATAAATCTGCTGAGAAAATCGTTAAGACTGTAAAGCCTACGGGTGCAGTTGTTAGTGGACCAATTCCATTGCCAACAGAAAAGAAAATCTTCACTGTTTTACGTTCACCACACGTGAACAAAAAAGCACGTGAGCAGTTTCAATTATGTGCATACAAACGTTTGTTAGATATTTATAGCTCTAACTCTAAAACTGTTGATGCTTTGATGAAACTTGAATTACCTAGCGGTGTTGAAGTAGAAATTAAGGTTTAA
- the fusA gene encoding elongation factor G — protein sequence MSRDLRFTRNIGIAAHIDAGKTTTTERILYYAGVSHKIGEVHEGAATMDWMAQEQERGITITSAATTVGWKYRGQDYHINIIDTPGHVDFTVEVNRSLRVLDGLVFLFSAVDGVEPQSETNWRLANNYNVARIGFVNKMDRSGADFLKVVGQVKSMLGSNAVPLQLPIGSEDNFTGVVDLINNRGIVWNEHDKGMTFTEVPIPEDMIDEVAEWREKLLESVADYDETLMEKFFEDPNSITEREILDALRKAVLDATIVPMVCGSSFKNKGVQTMLDYVMELLPSPMDSEGIVGTNPNTGEEILRKPSEAEPFAALAFKIATDPFVGRLCFIRVYSGNLEAGSYIYNARSENKERISRIFQMHANKQNPIPNVGAGDIAAVVGFKDIKTGDTLCEEKNPIVLESMVFPEPVIGLAIEPKTQADIDKLGMGLSKLAEEDPTFRVQTDEETGQTVISGMGELHLDILIDRLKREFKVEVNQGAPQVAYKEAINGTVQHRETYKKQSGGRGKFADIQVVISPIDADFEKGGLQFVNEITGGSIPREFIPSVEKGFAASMTNGVLAGYPLPDMKVRLIDGSFHAVDSDALSFELAAKMAYREALPKCNPVLMEPIMKIEILTPEENMGDVIGDMNRRRGQLLGMDTRNGSQVIKATVPLSEMFGYVTQLRTITSGRATSTMEFDHYEPAPKNVMDEVIAKSKGRIKSAE from the coding sequence ATGTCTAGAGATTTAAGATTTACAAGAAACATTGGTATTGCTGCGCACATTGATGCTGGTAAAACCACTACAACAGAGCGTATCCTTTATTATGCTGGTGTTAGTCACAAAATTGGTGAAGTGCACGAAGGTGCTGCAACAATGGACTGGATGGCACAGGAGCAGGAACGTGGTATCACTATTACTTCTGCCGCTACTACTGTTGGTTGGAAATACAGAGGACAGGATTACCATATTAACATCATTGATACACCGGGTCACGTGGATTTTACCGTTGAGGTAAACCGTTCACTGCGTGTATTAGATGGTTTGGTATTCTTATTTTCTGCGGTTGATGGTGTTGAGCCTCAATCTGAAACTAACTGGAGATTAGCTAACAACTACAACGTTGCCCGTATTGGTTTCGTTAACAAGATGGACCGTTCAGGTGCAGACTTCCTGAAAGTTGTCGGACAGGTTAAAAGTATGTTGGGAAGTAATGCAGTTCCATTACAATTACCAATCGGTTCTGAAGATAACTTCACAGGTGTGGTTGATTTAATCAACAACCGTGGTATCGTTTGGAATGAGCATGATAAAGGTATGACCTTTACTGAAGTGCCAATTCCTGAGGATATGATTGATGAGGTTGCTGAGTGGAGAGAAAAATTATTGGAATCAGTTGCTGATTACGATGAGACTTTGATGGAGAAATTCTTCGAAGATCCAAACTCAATTACTGAACGTGAAATCTTAGACGCTTTACGTAAAGCAGTTTTAGATGCTACAATTGTGCCTATGGTTTGTGGTTCATCTTTCAAAAACAAAGGTGTACAAACTATGCTGGACTATGTGATGGAATTATTGCCTTCACCAATGGATTCAGAAGGTATTGTTGGTACTAACCCTAATACTGGTGAAGAAATTTTACGTAAACCAAGTGAAGCAGAGCCTTTTGCAGCTTTAGCATTTAAAATTGCAACAGATCCTTTCGTTGGTCGTTTATGTTTCATCCGTGTATATTCAGGTAACTTAGAAGCAGGTTCATACATTTATAATGCACGTTCTGAAAACAAAGAGCGTATCTCCCGTATCTTCCAGATGCACGCAAACAAGCAAAACCCGATTCCTAATGTTGGAGCTGGTGATATTGCTGCGGTTGTAGGTTTCAAGGATATTAAAACAGGTGATACACTTTGTGAAGAGAAAAACCCAATCGTTCTGGAGTCAATGGTATTCCCTGAGCCGGTTATCGGATTAGCTATTGAGCCTAAAACTCAGGCTGATATCGATAAATTAGGTATGGGCTTATCTAAACTGGCTGAAGAAGATCCTACGTTCAGAGTTCAAACTGATGAGGAAACTGGTCAGACTGTAATCTCTGGTATGGGTGAGCTTCACTTAGACATCCTGATTGACCGTCTTAAACGTGAGTTTAAGGTTGAGGTTAACCAGGGAGCACCACAGGTTGCTTACAAAGAAGCAATCAATGGTACTGTTCAACACCGTGAAACTTATAAAAAACAATCAGGTGGTCGTGGTAAATTCGCGGATATCCAGGTTGTTATATCTCCAATCGATGCTGATTTCGAAAAAGGTGGTTTACAATTCGTAAACGAAATTACAGGTGGTTCAATTCCACGTGAATTTATCCCTTCAGTAGAAAAAGGTTTTGCAGCTTCAATGACTAACGGAGTTTTAGCAGGATACCCACTTCCTGATATGAAAGTTCGTTTAATTGATGGTTCATTCCACGCTGTCGATTCAGATGCTTTATCTTTCGAACTTGCTGCTAAAATGGCATATCGTGAGGCATTACCTAAATGTAACCCGGTATTGATGGAGCCAATCATGAAAATCGAAATCTTAACCCCTGAAGAAAACATGGGTGATGTTATCGGTGACATGAACCGTCGTCGTGGTCAGCTTTTAGGTATGGATACACGTAATGGTTCTCAGGTAATTAAAGCAACTGTACCTCTTTCTGAAATGTTTGGTTATGTAACTCAGTTACGTACTATCACTTCAGGTCGTGCAACGTCTACTATGGAGTTCGATCACTACGAACCAGCTCCTAAAAACGTTATGGATGAGGTAATTGCTAAATCTAAAGGTAGAATCAAATCTGCTGAATAA
- the rpsG gene encoding 30S ribosomal protein S7 encodes MRKSKPKKRIILPDPKFNDVQVTRFVNNMMYDGKKSIAYSIFYDAVELAEKKAGENGLEVWKRALTNVMPAVEVKSRRVGGANFQVPTEVRPDRKIALGMKWLISYARRRGEKTMKEKLAGEIVSAAKGEGAAVKKKEDTHKMAEANKAFSHFRF; translated from the coding sequence ATGAGAAAGTCAAAACCAAAAAAGAGAATTATCCTTCCTGATCCAAAATTTAACGATGTTCAGGTGACGAGATTTGTAAACAATATGATGTACGATGGAAAAAAATCTATCGCATATTCTATTTTTTATGATGCAGTAGAATTAGCTGAGAAAAAAGCTGGTGAAAACGGATTAGAAGTATGGAAACGTGCTTTAACTAATGTAATGCCTGCAGTAGAGGTTAAGTCACGCCGTGTAGGTGGTGCTAACTTCCAGGTTCCTACAGAAGTTCGTCCTGACCGTAAAATTGCTTTAGGCATGAAATGGTTAATTTCTTATGCACGCAGACGTGGTGAAAAAACCATGAAAGAAAAATTAGCAGGAGAAATCGTTTCAGCTGCTAAAGGTGAAGGCGCTGCAGTGAAAAAGAAAGAAGATACGCACAAAATGGCTGAAGCCAACAAAGCGTTCTCACATTTCCGTTTTTAA
- the rpsL gene encoding 30S ribosomal protein S12: protein MPTIQQLVRKGRVALEFKSKSPALDSCPQRRGVCTRVYTTTPKKPNSAMRKVARVRLTNGKEVNAYIPGEGHNLQEHSIVLIRGGRVKDLPGVRYHIIRGALDTSGVAGRNQRRSKYGTKRPKPGQVAAAPTKGKKK from the coding sequence ATGCCAACCATTCAACAATTAGTTAGAAAAGGTAGAGTAGCACTGGAGTTCAAGAGTAAGTCTCCGGCGTTGGACAGTTGTCCACAGCGAAGAGGTGTATGTACACGTGTATATACCACTACCCCTAAAAAACCAAACTCAGCAATGCGTAAAGTAGCGCGTGTACGTTTGACCAATGGAAAAGAAGTTAACGCTTATATTCCTGGAGAAGGTCACAACTTACAGGAGCACTCTATCGTATTGATCCGTGGTGGTCGTGTTAAAGATTTACCAGGTGTACGTTATCACATCATCCGTGGAGCATTAGATACTTCAGGTGTTGCTGGTCGTAACCAACGTCGTTCAAAATACGGTACTAAACGCCCTAAACCAGGACAAGTAGCTGCCGCACCAACAAAAGGTAAAAAGAAATAA
- a CDS encoding VF530 family DNA-binding protein, which yields MAEEKQINNPLHGKTLEFILKQLVWHYGWPELGALIKIACFNNDPSLKSSLTFLRKTEWARKKVEKLYLNTFH from the coding sequence ATGGCAGAAGAGAAACAGATTAACAACCCGCTGCACGGGAAAACATTGGAGTTTATACTCAAACAACTGGTCTGGCACTATGGGTGGCCTGAGCTGGGTGCGCTGATTAAGATTGCCTGTTTCAATAATGACCCGAGTCTGAAATCCAGTCTGACTTTTTTAAGAAAGACAGAGTGGGCAAGAAAAAAAGTAGAAAAACTTTATCTGAATACTTTCCATTAA